gcgctttcgtctctcctgacggtatccggagacaccataGGGaaatagccatgcctatccctgaagtcgatatccggcggcgtgtcttggcatatgttggcttgtattggcttctgttgttccgtataTTGCGGTGGTTGTTGATTGTGGTGGGTCTCGATCATGGTGACCGTGTTGATCATGTTGATCGTGTCAATCGTCTGTCGATTGtcttgtcccctctcctcctagggggtcttgtatttatacctataggtatccccttgtccaagtagaactaggaaaaccaatatggatacaatccgagtagtcctggtcgtttccatataaaactctggttgtctttcttTATCCgaaactccctccatatccgcaggttgtttccgtataggacatggtatgtggtgggccctgtcgagatttagtcaactactattaggtatgtggtatccataaccctgacaatagtACTCCAGTATAAAAGAGTTATTAACTCTTTTTTCTGTAAAACCATCATGTTGTATGTTGATCAATTGGGAACGGAGAGTGAGTATACTATTGATAAGTGATCAATACTCTCGGAGCCATCGTTTCACTTATTTGCGGAATAAGCGAAATgacatatttgtaaataaaaagtaacttttatatacgtgtttttagcgatctaaaagcaaaagcaaagattgaaaaataaacttcgatgaaaaatcttaaaatcaacttcaattttaaagttaaaaatttacattttacctgataagtataaacataagaaatagataaggcagtCCAAAGTAATACAAGGAAAAGACAGACAACACAAACACGCAAGTACGTACTAATGAATGATATAGATGAATTAGGCATCCAAGGCTCGATCGGCTATAAAATCACAGCGCAGATTAACACTCTGGCTCACCTCAATCGATGAAGCAATTAGCAATGGAGCTCAACAACACCGAGCCATTAACAGCTAGTAGGGCACAAGCAGCAGCCGTGTTCTTGCTCCTTCCCGTCgcgctcctgctgctgctgctccgcttTGCGCGAGCAACGACAATGGCAGGAGATCGCAACAGCGAGCTTCTTCTGAGCAAgctcccttcgccgccgctgagGCTGCCGGTGATCGGCCACATGCACCTCGTCGGCTCCCTCCCACATGTCTCCCTCCGAGACCTCGCCGCCAAACATGGCCGCGACGGCCTCATGCTCGTCCACCTCGGCTCCGTCCCCACCCTCGTCgtctcctcgccgcgcgccgccgaggccgtcCTCCGCACCCACGACCTCGCCTTCGCGTCGCGGCCGCGCGCCATGGTCCCCGACATCATCACCTACGGCGCCACCGACTCGTGCTACGGCCCCTACGGCGACCATTTCCGCAAGGTCAGGAAGGCGGTCACCGTCCACCTGCTCAACTCCCACAAGGTGCAGGCCTACCGCCCCgcccgggaggaggaggtgcggcTGGTGATCGCCAAgctccgcggcgcggcggcgatggcgggcgCGCCGGTGGACATGACCGAGCTCCTCCACTCCTTCGCCAACGACCTCATCTGCCGCGCCGTGTCCGGCAAGTTCTTCCGGGAGGAAGGGCGGAACAAGCTCTTCCGGGAGCTCATCGACACCAACGCCTCGCTCCTGGGAGGGTTCAACCTAGAGGATTACTTCCCGAGCTTGGCGAGGACGAAGCTGCTCAGCAAGGTCATCTGCGTCAGGGCAATGAGGGTCAGGAGAAGATGGGACCAGCTGCTCGACAAGCTCATCGATGACCATGCCACCAGGTTGGTGCGCCGCCACGATCATGATCAGCAACAAGACAGTGACTTCATCGACATCTTGCTCTACCATCAGGAAGAGTATGGCTTCACCATGGACAACATCAAAGCTATACCTGTCGTGAGTGCTAGCTGCTACATGCCAACTTAAATTTAGCTATTGTTGATGTAGAATCAAGAGTTTACACTTCCCATGTTGTACAGATTACGCTACATTACACAAACCGCCATACACTATTAATTTATGTTATTTATGCGATATGTAGGACATGTTTGAAGCAGGCACGGACACATCGTACTTAGTTCTAGAATCTGCCATGGTTGAGCTCATGCGCAAGCCACACCTCCTAGCCAAGCTAAAGGACGAGGTGAGGAGGGTCATACCGAAAGGACAAGAAATAGTCAATGAAGATAATATTGTCGACATGGTTTATTTAAAGGCTGTTATCAAGGAGACACTACGGCTGCACCCACCAGCTCCTCTCTACATCCCCCACCTGTCTAGAGAAGATTGCAGTATCAGCGGCTACATGATCCCTACAGGAATACGTGTATTCGTCAATGCATGGGCACTCGGTAGGGATGCTAAATTCTGGGACATGCCAGATGAGTTCCTACCGGAGAGATTCATGGATTCAAACATTGATTTTAAGGGACATGATTTTTATTACCTACTGTTTGAGTCTGGACGAAGAATGTGTCCTGGAATTCACTCAGCAACGGTTACCCTCGAGATTATGCTGGCTAACCTTATGTACTGTTTCAACTGGAAGCTACCAGCAGGTGTGAAGGAGGAGGATATTGATATGACAGAGGTGTTTGGATTGACAGTGCATCGGAAGGAGAAGCTCTTCTTAGTCCCGCAAGCTGCCTAAGTACATGCCTATACAAGAATCAGTACTACGTTCGTTGGGGCAAGTTATATTATTCATCCAGCAATCACGTGCTAAATCAATTAGTGTTACATGTTGTCGTTAATTGTTCGTGTAATAATAAGAGCTATTATTGGCACATGTCATTTCACTTGTTTGTAAAACAAATTGTCCATGTGGATCACCCTCCATTTGTGCTGTTACTTGTATAATGTATACTACATATACACCCAAACAATGTAATCATCATTAATGTTTGTGATATTCATTGGTTGTTTAATTTGGTCCTGTAAATTCAAActcttcaaatatatatatatatatatatatatatatatatatatatatatatatatatatatatatatatatatatatatatatatataaattcagACAGGGTGGATCTAATAAATATTGGGCCTAGATCTTGAGCTGGCCCAGCCTGCATTGGCCTAGATCCTAattaggaataagtctattttgtattcctCATATGTTGCCCTTGTCAAATCGCATCCCTCAATCGTAAAACCGGGCATAATGCCTCCCTGAGCTTTAAAACATGGTGCAAATTGActcctttggtggttttgaaaGCGATTTATGTTGAAGTGGCACGTTGATTTGGTCCAAGTATCCTAATGTGATAGCCCAATCATCAAAAGAATTAAAAATagaagtgggccccacatttaagtgacaaaagtaaaaataaaaaacggtGGGGCCTAGTTGTCAGCCCTACTTATCCCTTTCTTCTTCGTCCTCCCTTCTTCCCACACGAGACTACGCGGCAGCGGGAGGCCAGCAGCGTGACAATATGCTACTTCACTCTGCTGCTCCTTTATCCTCCCGAGCCGCTTCTCATGGCGACCCCGATCGAAGAACTGGAGGTCGGGGTCAGAGTACGGCGTTGACAGCGAGAGGTTCGATGGGTGCGAGCGTGGGAGGCCACCGTCGGCCCCTTCATCACGAGAGGAGCTAATAGCCCAATATAGTAAAGATAATAGTATGCATACATCActctaatttaattttagagCATTTCGTAATACTACGCAATGCCGCAACCACGCGTGAGCCGTTTTTCTAagctagaaaaaataaataaagaaaagaaaagccatCGATCGCCGAGACCTAACCCTTATAGTCTACAAGGTAgaccctccatattttaatgtatgacatcgttgactttttaatcaacgtttgaccattcgtcttatttaaaatttttatgcaaatataaacatatttatgtcatgcttaaagaacatttgatgataaatcaagtcacaataaaacaaatgataattacataaagttttgaataagacgaacggccaAACATTCATCAAAAAGcaaacggcgtcatacattaaaatatggagggagtaataattaagGATTATGCGGTCTAGTGTTTGCTCTGATTCGGACATCACTCGTTTTATTTGTTCTAGGCCGCCTTAGGAGAGCGCTTCCACGTATGCATGCATATGGGTCTTCTTTTATGGCCGGCCCAACGTCGCTAGCCCATGTGCGCAGCATGTTCCTAGCCTCTCAATTAATTTTTTGcccagttaaaaaaaaatagaattttataaaatactagaaaaaaatacccgtgtgttgcaacgggtgaaggctattttaatcgtattattgttagattttttttctatttaaaaagtCTAtgggattttttattttgatagtatttATATCTAATTCGGAACTCTTATTAGGGCGATGGGTCATGTCATGTACGTTACTTTCTAATGGCTTGGCAAGAATTATGAAACAATTAGTTGTCCGACTCTCGTCCCAAGTTaacatgcaagttttttaaaatgattttttaatatattttcaaaagttaataaacttaaaaactgactcaaatatgAACGATGTAACGATACAGctgaaacatctttaatttttataatatctttTGATTTTTATAAAAGTGTACATGCATTCGGAAGAAATAGGGAGAAGCAATAAAGAAAAATTAGGGGAGAACACCAAACTGAAACAATAGaaaaaaaccaagaaataatttaCTAAGAATTATGTGGGCCAAGACAGATGAGGCCCATCAGTTAAAAAGAGGGACACTCAGCCCGTGGTGGCCGGGACGCTCGGCCCGGAGGTCAGCCGTACGGTAGAACGACCCCAGGGTTGCATCGGTCATCTGCGTTGCGCTCGGTAGAAGAAAATAGAATCGGACACACGAAAGGAAGATATACTACGGATTCACGACGTACCAAAGCGCatggtaaaaacatctttaatttttataatagtagagataagaaTTTATGGCACATGTCATTTACTTGTTTGTACAAAGTAATTAAAATGTCCGTTGaatatgcatatacatatatgtcaCCGTCCATCATTGTTTTTGATATTCACGGGTGGCTTTGGTCCCTATCAATTTGAAATACttaatctttttctttctttttcgaGACAAACTTTTTTTCTAAGTAATTGATATGCCAAACGTTGCAGACGTTGTAGACCCAGATTAGCAAACATTGCACACATGATCGATGACACCCGCAGGCCTAGACCGGCGGACCAAATGGAGTTAATAGCATGCCAAACGGCTTATCagcgataaaaaataatttgtaagtaaacttttatatatgtttttagcgAGTTAAAAACCAATGCTGTAAAAAAACTATGTCGAAAATAtctcttttaaaattttaattttagtagCGACTGATACATCATAGGGCAAACGATGAGGCCTGCTTGAAAGCTTACAGCACATACAACTtacgcccccctccccccccccccctcccatcAACACTATTACGGTCTAATTGAATATCTTacggtttgaaaagcgtgtcgTCCATGTGATAATCTAGCGGGAAACGTGCTGTCTGTCTTCACCCACCTATGAGATTGATGCCTTTTTAATATCATTATCACGTACTTGCATGGTACTCCACTTAtattccctccgtactcataaaggaggtcgtttaggacaatgttgaagtcaaaccttagaaatataaatcataaacatctctcaagttgttgagttagaaaatattaaaattatataaatagatttgtcttgaaaaatactttcataaaagtatacatatatcacttttcaataaatatttttatagaaaaaagaagtcaaagttgtgttttggagaccgtgtcgttgtccaaaacgacttccatTATgtgtacggagggagtatacctCCTCAAAACACCTTCATATATGTTCCTCGAAaaagaaaacttttatatgtcaCCAGCAAGACAAGgcatactcccttcattcaaaaaaaaaaatcaattctacTATATACTTGAACATGATGCATATCCTACATAGCTTGGTCCTTTTTTAGATGGAGCTAGTATGTGATAAGACACCACACCTACTAGCAGTGAAGAGACAacataaatagttaaatatatagATTCTCAATGAGATCCATAGACATATGTCTTTTTTACTTATATATAGCTAATGCTATAATGTTGAAGCTGATCTCTCGTTGATCTTAAGCTGCGATCCACttaataaaataatttctattAGTCCTTCTTGCATGCATCAAGGATTAATCAAACCAACAAACATATTGAAAAGACATAAAGTAATTTTATATTCCGTATGGGATtagccacaatttttttttacaaatatagctTCCTATGCATAAAATTATACTACAAATATTAAGTTATTACTTATGCTCACTTTTACATGCATATTGGAGATGCCTATAATTACTTAGCCACAATTAactttttctctaaaattaatataaatggttatgaaaaaacgTGACAGTGTAAGTACATCATCTGTCCCTCCACTAAATATCAATTCCAAAATCAACCtacaaatgaaaaacaaataaatctgCTCAAAAAATAGTGATATAAAAACCCAAATCTAGGTTGGGATATGATGTGACACtatctagtacaacgaatctatgGACAGTAATTAAGCTGTTCAGATTCGTCGTACTAGGTAGTAGGTAGTGTTACATCTCATCTAGATTAggtttttttaatggagggagtatgattattgtgatctttttttaaaaaaattgtgataactatttaaaaagaagTTTACCCACAAGTTGTCTTTAACCCTGCTCCTCTCCACCTTAGCTATTGTCCAACATCGCATATCATTTCAAACAAATTGATTATATTTATTCTCTAATTGTATGTGTTTcagctaaaaaatattttctctttaATTTCTTAAATCAAATGAGTTCTTGACCAAGCTACTTTATTAATAATAATTGTACTTCTTGAATCACTCAGCAAcatattttccacatttataatATGTGGAATTGACAGCATGCATATACTATACACGTATGTTTCATTAGAGacaactataaaaataaaagcatGGACTGCTCGTCTTTTGTACTTTAAGATTCTGGCCGTTCGTTTTTCACATGGAGATTTTAATGTGAAGATATAAATGTGTTACATTTAATTGTTTTGTGTTCACCAGTCCACCTATTAGACTATGTTTGAGTGAAAGGGTAATACGCAAAATGAGATAAACCAtcaacacatgattaattaatcaagtattatttattttcaactttaaaaatagaataatatgattttttttcaaacaacttttctacagattttttttcaaaaaaaaaacattgtttagcagtttgggaagcatgCGCACGGAAAACAAAAAATCTTTTCTATATTTCCTTTCCTATAGATACCTTTTTAGCTTGAAGATAACACATACATGATGCATATGGTCGGGAAGTATATTTGTCCCTCGAGCGGATATGTCACTCATTCTTGTGTGTTATCTTAATGTCATTAAAAAGTCTAAAACAATTGATAAGATAGGTATATATAATACATCACTTAAAAATACgtaagtttaaatttaacttgcacaagtaaaaaaattaccaaatttgTATATAAATAATACACGCTATATTCGCAACTGTTGCACAGGTAGTATTTTGTAACGTACAGTGAAAAGGCAGCACAGGTAGTATTTTGTAACGTTGCTATTATCTAATTAACATGGTGCATATATACGTACCATCAGACCATGAAGCAATATATTTTCATCAGCTCTAATTTCTAGATTTCTGACCAATTAATTGTGCATTTTAATATTCTTGAATTAACATAGCTAAACCATACTTTCTAGTATCTAGCTCTTAATTCAAATGAAATCTTGACCaggctatttttttaaaatagtgaCTAATCTACTCTGTTAATTATTGTGTTTCATGCACGTACGTGTCACTTTACACCCAAGTTTCACGTTTGTAAAATGTGGAAGTGAGAGAGCATTCATCTACACTTGTTAGCCTCCGCACGGGGAATTGTTATTTTAGCGCTATATATCGTCGTACATATGTGTGCAAACCCTCAAAGGAGGCCTAAAGGACGGAGAGGGATTATAATCAATCGTGTGTGGTGTCTACTTGTTTATCACATGTTAATTAAAtagttataatatttttttaaaaaaaattaacaagatagataaataaataatatatcacttcacataAAATAATACAAGTTAtagcaaaaataataaattaaactcCAATAAGTATACACATATAgtagaatttattttttgttacaatttgtaggggtcgaatttgaacttttatgtttgcATGTAAGGTAATATATTACAtactaaaataaatatatatataatatataatatatcttgttattttttaaaacaatttataactatttaattgATCTATAATAAATGAGTAGACGTGCGATTAAAAGAGTTTTATCTAATGGAAGGAGAGGGACATGCATGCACTATAGAATATTGGCAAGTTGGGTTTCTGCAATTTGGATCGATCGTTTTCAAGTAGTACACCATTGAAAAGACAATATATAGCTGATAAAACCTTCGTCTCATGGTTATACTGTATATATGATAGAATTTCAGCATATAATATAACAAGGACCACATACAGTacaggagaaagaggaggagggcaAGAGGGCGACGATGACGCTTGCTAAGCTACTCTATTGTTGTGTTTCTCGTGTCACTTTACAACCAAGTTGCAGTACATATTAATTTGTAATATGTGGAATTGTTGTGTAGCACGCGGCTTTAATTTGTTCCAAGAGCACGCTTCTTTGTAAAGAACTTTTATATGAGAAGTTTCACCtgaaaaaagtatatatacgcTATAGGAGTACAGCTAACCAAGCTAAATAGCAATTCCGATGCGAAACTGCTAATGCGCGGGAGACCCAGCGATCACCCCGCGCTCTCCTTCCCCTATAgtccctcttctccccttttctcctccccttcttctctttctacactacaaaattttttaaaaaacaaaaagttagaaaaatttatgtatagaaatactatatataaaaaatttgaattcaaattcaaatttgaatcgggtatgtaaacttttgacttataaacattgggcctataaactttaggtgtataaactttagatgtatagaaatactatatatagataatatttgaattcaaattcaaatttgaatcagatataattcaaattcaaatttgagtcgggtatgtaaacttttgacttataaactttggatctataaactttaggtgtataaactttagatgtatagaaatactatatatagaaaatatttgaattcaaattcaaatttgaatcatatataattcaagttcaaatttgaaacgggtatataaactttaggtctataaactttaggtgtataaactttagatgtatagaaatactatatataaaaaaatatttgaattcaaattcaaatttgaatcggatatataaacttttggtctctaaactttagatgtgtaaacttgaggtgtataaactttaggtgcataaatttactaaaatagaaaagtaatgcggtgccaaaaaaggaaaccaggtggagggaggaagggggaggggatcgatcgctgcCCCCCATCTccagcgatcgatcgcccattaggatcGCCCATTCCGATGGAGCCTAGTGTGCAATCTAAGGCCTTAAGGGTACACAAACGCACTCAAAATGAGGACCTAATAAATGGAGAGGGACTTGCAATTAATTGATTGCCAAGTTGGATGTCTGCACACTACACCAAAtcaggtcatctgtgacgggtccaAATCCTCACCTTTGATGGGTTTATCCCTGGTCACAGATTAGTGGTCAATGATGACTTAACCTCACCTATGACGGGTGAAGATCCGTTAGTGGTGAGAGACACCTGTGAGGCTGTGACGGGTTGTAATGAGCAACCTGTTAGTGGTGAGAGATATCTATGACGAGTTATAATTAAAACCCATCACAGATTATGTCACCTCAAACGAGTTGAAGCAGTCGACCCGTCATAGGTgtgaaaaatcaaacaaaaaaaaagggtgcaCCGCTGCAACAATGAAAAATCGGTAACAGATCCACGCTGAATAATCCAAAACATTTTAGACTACATTTCTAATCCAAGAACTTACAACGTTGATGTTACAAGGAACATAAAAACAAACTAGCGCAAAACTACTTGAGAACTACAATGTTCAGATTCCAATTTTCTAGCAACATCACCAAAGACAACGAAACTCTAAACACTTGCAGTTCACCACcttcaagaaaaacaaaacaccaAAGAGCGCAACTTTTCTAGCATCAGTCATCCAACCCTTCCTTCAATTAATTCCCAGTGGCAACACATCATGCGGAAACAAGAATGACACACCCCAATCCAAAACTTGGTACCGATAACTTGCAAGGTCTAAAATCAAATCACAAGACTACAAACACATAGATCAATACCCATCTAATGCATGACGGGGGAGGCATTGACACGTAGTACTCGATGGTGAAGGCGTCGGCCGCTCGAAGATGGAGGATGCGGCGAGGACCAATGCTCAAAGGAGGAGGCGGACGCTGTGGCAGTTGCCTCTCAGGGATGGAGGCGGCTAGCTCTTGGAGGTGGCTACtcggtgaaggaggaggagcaggaccCGGATCTGGTTACCCCCGACCTCGGAGAGGCCGGATCTGGTGCCCCCTAACCACGAGGACGACTGCAGCGGCGGCCGGATCTTGCCCTTCCTTGTCATGCCTGCAGCCACACCGGTGCTCAAGGACGAGACATATGACGACCGCTCGCCAGATCGAGccagaggggaaggagggatcACAGGAGGCCCAAGAAGAACGACGGCCGGCGGTCGGAGACGCATCTAGCCGGGCTTGCAACAGGAAGAAGGGCTCATAAGAGCTAGCGCCCGGCGGCTTTGGTGTGGGAGGCGCTcggaagaagggagagagagggaggtggcggatgaagaagggagagagagggtcaaggcagaagaaggaaggagaagaggataaggatgggCGTGGGCTCGTGAACCGGGAGGCGAGGGGAGGGTTATGagagtgaattttttttatcatctttGACGGGCACACAAATTTTACACACATCACAGGTGAATAcctcatctgtgatgggctagATCAGAACAGTACACCCGTCACAGTTATTTGATCGCCTGTGACGGGCCAGAATTTGAACCCAACAAAAGCAACTCTCTGTCAGATGTAAATTctagcccgtcacaggtgaccaaATACCTATTACGGTCTCTAGAtagacccgtcaaaggtgaagCCGGCCATCCGTGACAAGCACTGCAGCCTGTCACTggtgggccgtcacagatggacgGTTCTGGCGTAGTTGTAATCTTGGTCAATCGTTCTCAAGAAGTATAATACAACCAATAAATTAAAACTCTATCCATTTCATGGTTATAGTGTGTGCAATCTAGATCAATCGTTCTCAAGTAGTATAACACAACCAATAAATTAGAACTCCATCTCGATCATGGTGTTATAGTTTGCCTATATATATGAAGAACTCAAGAAGAGAATATCAGCACATGCATAACACAGCCAGTAACTGcatgcaagctagctagctcacacGATAGAGCTTATTGGGAGCTTCAGCTAGCATGTATCTAGTGAGCCATGGAGCTCATCCTGCAGCTAGAAGCAAAAACTGCAGCACAAGCAGTGGTaaccgtcttcttcttcttcctcctccctctcgctcTTCTGTTCCACTTTGCACGAGCCGCAATAAGTTCCAGGGATAGTAAAACTCGTGAATTAATTCTGAGCAAGCTCCCTTCGCCGCCGTTCAAGCTACCGGTGATCGGGCACATGCACCTCATCGGCCCCCTCCCGTACGTCTCCCTCCGAGACCTCGCCGCCAAACATGGCCGCGACGGCCTCATGCTCGTCCGCCTCGGCTCCGTCCCCACCCTGGTCgtctcctcgccgcgcgccgccgaggccgtcCTCCGCACCCACGACCTCGCCTTCGCGTCGCGGCCGCGCTCCATGGTCACCGACATCATCATGTACGGGGCGCTGGACTCCTGCTTCGCCCCCTACAGCGACCACTTCCGCAGCGTCAAGAAGGTGGTGACCGTCCACCTGCTCAACTCCAAGAGGGTGCAGGCCTACCGCCATgtccgggaggaggaggtgcggcTGGTGATGGCGAGgctccgcggcgcggcggcggcggcggcggcggtggacgtgAGCCAGACGCTGCAGTTCTTCGCGAACGACCTCATCTGCCGCGCGGTGTCGGGCAAGTTCTTGTG
The Oryza glaberrima chromosome 8, OglaRS2, whole genome shotgun sequence DNA segment above includes these coding regions:
- the LOC127781590 gene encoding indole-2-monooxygenase-like, whose amino-acid sequence is MKQLAMELNNTEPLTASRAQAAAVFLLLPVALLLLLLRFARATTMAGDRNSELLLSKLPSPPLRLPVIGHMHLVGSLPHVSLRDLAAKHGRDGLMLVHLGSVPTLVVSSPRAAEAVLRTHDLAFASRPRAMVPDIITYGATDSCYGPYGDHFRKVRKAVTVHLLNSHKVQAYRPAREEEVRLVIAKLRGAAAMAGAPVDMTELLHSFANDLICRAVSGKFFREEGRNKLFRELIDTNASLLGGFNLEDYFPSLARTKLLSKVICVRAMRVRRRWDQLLDKLIDDHATRLVRRHDHDQQQDSDFIDILLYHQEEYGFTMDNIKAIPVDMFEAGTDTSYLVLESAMVELMRKPHLLAKLKDEVRRVIPKGQEIVNEDNIVDMVYLKAVIKETLRLHPPAPLYIPHLSREDCSISGYMIPTGIRVFVNAWALGRDAKFWDMPDEFLPERFMDSNIDFKGHDFYYLLFESGRRMCPGIHSATVTLEIMLANLMYCFNWKLPAGVKEEDIDMTEVFGLTVHRKEKLFLVPQAA